Part of the Benincasa hispida cultivar B227 chromosome 11, ASM972705v1, whole genome shotgun sequence genome, tCTTGTTTAACTATTTTGTAGATTAAAAATTGATAACCCCAtatcttttaattaataattcattTGAATTGAGAATCATGTATCTAACTAGTGAATCCCtcgaattaaaaaaaacttagggGCAAAAAAGAGCTTTTTAATTACTAGGATctttaaccattttgtttttttttatttttttttatttttagaaattaaacttATAGATATTACTTTTACCCTCAAATTTTATCGAattaaaaaagtaacttttaaaaattgtttttattctttgaatttggttaagaattcaactattatacttaaaaaagattacaaattattgtaagaaatatggatgaaaaaactttattttcaaaacaaaaaacaaaaaaccaaatggttaacaaacaaTGCCTAGATTAcagattttggaaaaattgcaaaaattaCTCCTAAAATATGGTCATAGTTGTAATTACACTTTCAAAcatttaattgtaaaaattgggTTCTCGAActaatataaatgttaaaattgaaccCTCAAACGTATAGTATTGAAATTGGACccccaaatgataaaaattaatcCCTCAAATTTATACATTCGTTACAATTtacaattatgtaagtttgaagATCAAATTTTACAGTTCTATGAATTTGAGGTTCAATTTTTACAATCGAAAATTTGTAGGTATAATTACAATTactattgtattaattttacaattaaaaaaatgaaatatagtttaatttaaatcaaagtttgaaattaaGTGAATTTTACTCAATAgtgttgattttatttttcttacatTGATTATTAtcagatatttaattaattaaaactctcATGAACAAGAGTTGTAAAGCAAACTCACTAATTAATCCttcactattaattatatgaacatgagtataactcaaatgaaataaaatttaatatcaaactcTGGATTAGAGGTTAGAATTATTCATCCCacataatgtaaaaaagaaaaaatttatgccaataaatttaatatctcatatatttaaatatattaaaatttttatatattatgcaACATATCTCAACAGATCTACACTATGTATTAACGACCATCTTATtgtacaaataaaatttatagataTTAATACTCATTCAACAAAATTCATACATTGCatctaaaaaacaaataatgaatatgtttcTATTTTTTCGTTGAATCTTTTTCAAGGCTCGAAGATCCTGTTACAGCTAGAGTCCTTGCATGTTATAAATGACCTAGGAATCGGAAGAATTCTAGAACAAAACGAGAAGTAACTAACCAATTTCTAGGAGAGTCCGAATTGATTATCTTACTCATAAAATGATAAAGGCAAATAGAGCTTCGAATGAAaataattgttaaaataaaCACAACTCGGCATATATATGTGATAGCAATAACAATCAAAATCTGTCTTTTGAATCCGATCCTAttcttttactttaaaaaaaaaaaaaagaatggaaTTAATTCGAATTTAAATATAagttaaaaaaacaaagaatataTATTTCGCAAAATCGGTTTTGATGGGAAAAATGTCGTCCACATTAATTCCCTCCTATCTGTTTTGTTTATCTTCGTCTCCATATCTCATTTTCTTACCCCTTTCCCTTCCATTTTCACCGTCGATTCGCCGGAGCTCTAATCCGTCACCGGAATCCTTCGTTTCCTCTCATTCTCCTCATCCCCTTTCTCCATTTGTGCAATTAAAatcctctctctttctcttccgtTTGCGGCATTGGCGTTGATTTGATTCAGGCTAAGGGCGGGTTCTGTTCGAAGCAGAGTAACAGTTGGCATCGAAGGGGCTCGGTTTTTGGGTCGGTGAATGGAGGGAGGTAGCAttagaagatttcatttttctggtattgtttgtttgtttgtttgtttgtttttttttttttttttcttttggtagTGGATTTATGGAGGGTGTTTGTGCTTCTTTTGAAAATCTCTGAATTTGGATTTCGTTTGTTGTTCTTGCAGCGGATTCGTTTGTGTGTCATGAGTTCTGAACCTTGTGGAGCTCGGAAGGTTTGCGAGTTGGGAGGGAGGAAGAGAGATGGCCCTCATTCGGAGAGTTTCGTCGAGCTTCCCTCGAGTTTTTGGGTTTGCAAATAGGTCCTTGTATTCTTTGAATTCTCCGGGCGATTCCTTGGATTTACCGACCTCTTCCTCTTTTGCTCATGGAATCCATGTCTTCCATTGTCCTGTAAGTTCTCCTCTACCGGTTATTATTCGGTACTTTTTCTTTGATTCGATTgcttaataaattaaatatcttcGGCTTTAATGTTTCTAGTCGGATGTAATCGAAAATTTCTTGTGCTATTATATTGTTGTTTTTCATGGGGGTGCAATTGAATCGGTTTTGTGATAGGATGCCGTGGGAATCGTTGCTAAGCTCTCAGAATGTATAGCTTCCAGAGGGGGAAACATACTCAGCGCCGATATTTTTGTCCCTGAAAACAAGAACGTCTTCTATTCCAGAAGGTAATTTTTGGCTTCTTTTGCCTATGGTTGTTTCTGAATAAATCATTTTATATGCTGGTACTATGTAGcttccattttccttttctGTGTTAAAAGAGGGGTTTGTAGATGACATGAAGTTAAAACAAGGAAGTAAGCCAACCTTCAGCCAATAAAGAGATGGCATCTAGAACTTGTTCCAACCTTCAGCCAACCTTCAGCCAACCTTCAACCTTCAGCCAGTCGAAGACGCCAAAAAAATgcaatatacttttttttaatcatacaAAAGTGATGATGACCTCATTATTCTAACTTACCCAATTGCATACAAAAGTCAATCTATTCCACTATTGTAACATTCAGAGTAAAAAATGTTCTTTTATTTTGTTCCGCATCTGCCTAGGAAACATGGATACAAATGAAGGATAATGAATATGGCAGGTTCATATATATGAGTTTTATATTTGATCAAGTCCTTCTTAAGCAAAATGTTCCATGACCATCGGGCAAGCCAGGAATGACGTCCATGCTCAAATTtcatttcttgtatttttttttgccTTGTATCTCTAGAAGTCGTGTCCTCCTTTCTGAAAGTATTTCTTATATCCTGTCAGGAGTAATAATTTTAAAGAGTGAAATTTTTACGTGTTTAAGGGTGTTACTGAGGACTTGCATGAGTAACTAGAATTTGAGAGGAACACAAGGTTTTACTTCGTTTTCTCCTTTCTGGGAACAGTTGAAGTTATTGCATACTTGACACTCTCAAAGTGTGTTTTGTGGATCTTGTATGAAAAGAAATGCCTAAATAGTTGGCTTCTTATCcagaaaaaaggaagaaagcaGAAGAAAGGTACTAAAATCATGCATCGGGAGCTAAAATTTGAACCTTGTTTTCTGTTCAAGAATTTAATTGAAATCTAAAAGTATTCCGATTGTACATGTATTGTTCCATAGTAGGGATTATGTATGCCATGCTTTGTACCTGTTTTTGACTGGAATAAACTAGTACAATTTTTCGTTTATGGCCATTAACTAGGCTGTGATGAATGTTAGGTCGAGCTCTATATCTTCAAGGAAGCAATTTGGATTTCTATAGTCCACTATGCTGAATACTTGGTTTTGATATTCAAACTTCGTCCGACTTTCATTTTATCTGCAGCCAGTTCGTTTTTGATCCATGTAAATGGCCAAGGATGCAAATGGATGAAGACTTCCTTAAGATTTCGAGAACATTTAACGCTTGGAAATCTGTTGTCCGTGTACCAGATCAAGACCCCAAATATAAGATTGCAATTCTTGCTTCAAAACAGGTTTACCCGTCAATTTcatgttctttttcttcttcttctctctctctctctctctctcttctgtttgtttgtttgtttgtttgtttggcATGGATATTTGAGATTAACTTTACTTTTCCCATTGCAGGATCATTGTCTGGTTGACTTGCTTCATCAATGGCAAGGAGGGAAACTTCCAGTGGAAATAACATGTGTTATAAGGTACATCTTCTGAAacttcttttaatttgtttcaaagTGTCGTGACTTTTCTTCTCAATCCACTTGTTTCAGTAATCATGATAGAGCCCCCAACACCCATGTGATGCGCTTTCTTGAAAGGCATGGTATTGCTTATCATTATTTGCACACATACAATGATAATAAAAGAGAAGGAGAGATATTGGAATTGGTGAAGAATACCGATTTTTTAGTACTTGCCAGGTACATGCAGGTAAATTGGATCATAATACTTCCACATTCCTACCAGCTTGATTCtttaggaaaagaaaagagttaattatgCAGTTCCAAATCATACTTTTCATTAAAGACAGATATGGACGAAGTCAATGGATGTTGAAAAGTAGATTTAGTGCAATTTCTTAGTGCTTTTAACTCATTTATTGTGCAATTCAATATCTGATCCTGGCAATTATCAATGTTCTTCTGCAGGTATTATCTGGTAATTTCTTGAGGTGCTATGGCAATGATGTCATTAACATCCACCATGGTCTTCTGCCTTCATTCAAGGGCAGTAATCCTTCAAAACAGGCAAGTTACAGAAGCCATCAACCCCCCTCCCTCACCCCATtcattttgtttccttttctgTAACTGTcaatgcatgtttaatttgttaGATTTCATTGACAGGCATTTAATGCTGGCGTGAAGTTAATTGGTGCTACAAGTCATTTTGTGACGGAAGAACTTGATGCAGGACCAATCATTGAACAGATGGTATCTCTTAGATTGTTTAATGCACCAAATCTACACATTCTCTATTTTGTTGTTCGTTATATATGAACCATAGCCTCTTCCTatattcctttttcttttataaattctTTGATGTTTAATCAGGTCATCCTTATCCCTTGTTTTTCTAGTAATCTATTAAATTCAGCTAggtgtttttaaatttataattatccTAGTTGAACGCAGTCCATAATTGTTTATGGTGATATACCTGCTGAACAGTACCGGCAAGCATGTTAGTTGCcattttctttcaattaatATAACCACAATATATCTGTTCAAAATTCTCAGGTTGAGAGGGTTTCCCACAGAGATAATTTGCAGAGTTTTGTACAGAAGTCAGAGAACCTAGAAAAGCAATGTCTAACAAATGCAATTAGATCATACTGTGAACTGCGCGTTTTGCCATACGAGGAAAACAGGACTGTTGTTTTTTAAGAGGAAAATCCATTTGAAGAGTATGTCAAGTGCATTTCTTCTTCTGCTCATTTGATTTTTCAATCAACATAATCTTGTTGgtataatttctatatttagTTCAATTTCAATCTACATATACCTTGACTTCTACATTGATTTATTCCAAAACAACTTGCAAGttaacaaaataaatgaataggTTTTTTCTCCATAGTTTTGTTGATTGATGGTGTTGGTGGAATTGGACAGctgaaaatatttcatattatctTTGTCTATTCTTTTGAATGTTTGCACTCAGCATTTTAGGTTGTGAGAATTCTCAATAGAGAACATGTTAACTGTCAGATTCTAGCTAACTTATTGAAGGCATGTGCTAtacaaaaaaagaataaaacctCACTGCAATAGGACCCTGTACAAGGATTCCTATGGTAAAATAATAAGAAACATAGGTCGATTACAAAAATCTCTACTAAGTTACGATGATTAGAAACTCCTTGGGAACTTACATTGAAAAAGAGACTTGAAACTTAGGTCCAACCTGTTCTTTATTCAAAGGCTTTCAAACTCTCTAAAGTTTCTCCTATTTCTCTCCAGACAGATATACTTCGTTTTGTAAGGttttcattttgtgtggttTGATTTTCATTGTATTGGAATGTTTAATATTTGAACGTCACTCTCTTAGAATTATGTGATCTGCATTTTCATATGAGAATGGATACATACCACCTATGTCCAGAAGTACTGAACATGCCATTATGTTGATGGGTTTTTCTATATATGATTCTACCTTTTGTCCAAGAATATATTTGGAAATATGTAGGTTCTGTTTGGGTTGTGTTCTTGGATAATTCtgttttgggaaaaaaaaaaaaccctatttGAGTAGGTATATTTAGGTTCCAATGTTTCAAATTGGCCACTTTGGTCCATGAATTTTAAGAATTGGTTTAAACGGTCCCTCtctaaaaattgtttaaattaatataaaaaaattatagatgCTGACGAGAAAAgatgacatgaaaaattttcattttcatttttctttttctttttattctttccctttctttctccctcctCTCCTCTCTTTTCATCCTCTCGTTGGCTCTCCTCCATTCCTCTCTACGAGCCCACTGCTGGACACCATCTCTTCGACAATGACGGAATGGTCCACGCTGTGACCATCAATGACGGTTCCACTAGCTATGCCTTCCGGTTCACCAAACCCAACGGCTGGTTTAGGAACGGCGACTAGGGAGATCGATTCTTCCTAAAGCAATTGGGGAACTCCATGGCCACTCCGAACTCGCTTGGTTGCTACTGTTCTGCGGGATAGGAATGTTTGGGCTAGTGGACCACATGAAAGGAACCAGGGTGGTGTATTTCAGAATTTTGATTGTGGAAAATGAGAACAAAAtgaagaattaaaaatatagaattttGGGTGTTTGATCAAGTGAGCTGTGGTTTTGGATGGTAATAAATGACAAAGGGAAGCTGATCGTGGAAAGACACAGGTTTGCTTCCTAAGTTCGAGCAATTTGGGAGATTAGATGGGGGAGATGACACACTTGGAGCTTTTCATTGAGATAGGGGAGAGGAGggagaaagaaattaaaatatataaaagagaaaTTCCATGTCATCTCGCCTCATCAATTAGGGTTGGTAATAGGGCAGGACGGGTCAGGGATGCACTCCCTGTCTTCGTCCTAGTGAAGATTTTTAATTCCCATTTTGGGGAGTTGAGGTCGATGTCGAGGAATTCCCATTTGGGATCGGGTCCCGCggagaatttttttatattttatatttttaattaatgatttatttaaaatcaattaaattttggtatttatattcaaattttaaatatttaatacaacaaagtattattattattattttatttatttaaattaataattaaaattattttagatttaataaaaagtttaagatagttatattatgaaataaatttaaaaaaaagtaaaaaaaagttgaaagctactgttttattatatttatttattgttgttattattaaaaattattaaaaaaaatgtttgggCTCAGGGATAGGGTGGGGATATCGTCCCTGTTCCCGATGGTGATTAAACCCTTGGACTCGAATAAATTAAGACGATTGAACCCAGGATCGCCAAAGGAAAATGTTAGactcaaatttagttttttgtttagAGATATAAGCCCAAGTCCAAAGGAGATGGACCCAAAGACTTGCATGTAAAATTCTAAATTGTAGTTGTAGTGGAAATAGAAACATTCTCCATATACGTCGTGCCGCCGTCACAACACGTCCAATCAAATGGACAGGTGGCAGGTTTGAGTACCTAAGCTCgtgcttaaaaaaaataactttttactacatttctcttttatttttctacCAAAAAGTTACCATTTTATTaacattacaaaaaaaaatttattaaagtttTTCTCCATTGATTGTGGAtctgaaatttatttttcaaatttgaaaaccaTTGTCTCTCTTTATATTGATGTTTTGAGAAAATATACAATTCATATTCTTCTTCATGACATTTTGtctttttgttattgttttggaccatttttcctttcaatttcaATCCTTTCCCCCTATAAATGCACATTAGAGATCGGGTGTTAATGGAGAGCAACTGATTTCTTGTGATTTAGTACCGAGGTTGCACGATTTTTGCTTTCAAAATAGTGGGTTCTTCCATGACACAACGATCTATATCTGGTCCTATCAAAAGGGAGGAAATTAGAAGATTGGATCATCGTGTCAAGACTTTGAAaaattgaagatttgaagatttgaaaattataatCGAATTTTCCTAGAGGGTGGAAAGATAAGCTAAAGCAATCAATTTAACTTTGTTGAAGGTCTGAAGGATAAAGATTTGaaagactaaaataatatattgagtTTTTGAAGATGTCAAAGTCGAAACTTTAAGAAGACGACATAGATTACTAAAACTTCCTATAACTTATAAGAGAAAGAATCAAAGGACAAATATAGACATTATATTGTATAACTGTACATAAGTCATACAAATTCAAACTTCAttcaatgaatttaattttaatagaaatCTTCGAACACCTTCTAGGCACAAAGTACTTAAAAGTTTTAGGGACTAATCTTGTAATTCCATCCACGAACAATATCATATCTTTGAAATATTATCAACTTATCGTGAGGAGAGACAATAATATTTGATTGGAACACAAACACGTGGCTTATTTTAAGAAGGAGTTGCATGCTTGTCAATTTTAAGTACAATTATAAATTGGCATGCTCAAAAAATCATTTCTCATGTGGTCCAAAATAATAACTTTTggttaagaaagaaaataatatttcattttcagAGGTCAAAGTTTGTTTAGAGAACAATGATGAATCAAAGTAAAATCATTTCCCCTTTTTCGGTTGAGATGGGATTAGATTTTTAAAGATATGATTATTAAGTCCATGAggtattatttaatttggatgGACAAATAATTGATGCCCAAATAATGTGATTTTAGATAAAAGATGCTACATCAACCCTAAATTATTACCAGTAAAaacgtttttttttcctttaatttttttgaaaattttacttTATCGTGTTATCTAAATTATTCAAATCTTAGGCGACAATAACCTTTTGTCTTCACTAGATgccatttgattttgaaaataaaatatacactCTAGATCTGTTTAGTAGAGAATCTgtaaacataaatttgaaaacaaagaattaaataaaaataaaattgtatatCATGTTTTCATAAATGTGTTTGGTAGCatattcaaaaattgaattataatttaaacaattgaaaATTAGTTATACTTACCCACAACATGTTATTTGACAagaaactattattaatttatttgtgaatatgttttatgttaaaaaaagtttgtataattattattttgtaatgttATCTAATTAATAAGATAAACGGAAATATTAATTCCCATAGTTTGGAGAAAGTTAGAAGggtcatataatttataattagaattttgaTGAAAGCTTCATAAATTGTACCTATAGTAGAGATTATTTAAGAGAATAAAAGAATTTTGACAAACCATAAGGACTATATATGAAGTTATATCAAATCACATAGACTAAAgtctaacttttaaaactatagggACTAACTTCTAACTTTATAAAAACCATGAAACCAAATTTGCAAGTTAACTAATTTATAGtatattacataatacatattttctttaaagaaaaagagaattgaatttataatatGACATATAGTATTTCTGAATATCTTTATTTTTACTTAATATAAtttctgcattttaaattttaacattcAAATTCTGAATAcaataaaagtataaaaatattgttttttgaatttgcaCCGGTTGGATTACAGAATTCGAAAACAGTTTTCAGAAACAGAAATAGAATCTGAATtgtctaccaaacacatattcgTTTAATTCAATGgatctgaaaatataaaatagaatcCAGATTACCAATTAAACGGACTAGTTATTGTGTTTAATGTCGACTActtaaataatcaatttatttagaTATTTGTTTCCAATGCCAAAGATATCAACTTCGAGGATGGATCCAAAAAGGGGTCAGGTGGGGTAACTTTTAATATATGTATCATACAATATACGgtttattaaaacaataaatagtAGACTTATTCCAACGGTCACTAAAGTGGCCGAAATAAATTGTGGGCCCTTGTGTTCAAGATTCAAATCTGATGTAGAAaattatttcttatttatttatttttttaattttcattttttataaacatattcGAACTTTATTTCAAGtttctcttttaaaaattaataccACGTATAACTATtcacatttcatttataaatgTTCCAACATATATGCTAatatacaattttaattttcaattttctaattttgcaatctctatatatttatatattattttaatttttattacacTTAAATCcagtaataaattttttattatgttctaattttttttcacatATGTATACATATACTAATATACAAATAGTCGGTATATTTATGGTATTAAAAACTTTAGTTCTACACAATAGTATgaatgttaaattataaattttagtcTCAAACTTATGTGTAATAAGTCTCTAAATTATTTATGTTGAGTCTAacaaatcttttaaaaatgtttaataataCATCcacaaattattatttttttctttttttttcccttatctAATAGATTTCAAATATAATCCCTATATAGGTTCATTTGATTAGGGTTGAGGTTGGTCGGGAGGATAGTGTTATCTAGGTCTCTTGTGGTTCTAGTGTGTTTTTTGGTAGTTAGTGTGCGAGAGTCATTATGTCTTAGGTATCATGTGGTGCTTTGGGCCAGCCTCATTTAGTTTGGAGGTAATATTCTCAGGCACTCCTTCATTTCTTGGCTGGTTATTTAGAATCGCTTGCAAATTCGTGATCGTGTTCATTGTTGTTGTTATGATACCCCTAGTGACTATGTTCTGTGTATTGGTGGAGGTGGGTCTAGAGATAATTTATTCTTTGGCCATCCTTTTAGTAAGACTATTTGAGGTGATATGTTTTTGTTGGGTCAATGTTCCCACAAGAT contains:
- the LOC120091748 gene encoding formyltetrahydrofolate deformylase 1, mitochondrial-like, with translation MALIRRVSSSFPRVFGFANRSLYSLNSPGDSLDLPTSSSFAHGIHVFHCPDAVGIVAKLSECIASRGGNILSADIFVPENKNVFYSRSQFVFDPCKWPRMQMDEDFLKISRTFNAWKSVVRVPDQDPKYKIAILASKQDHCLVDLLHQWQGGKLPVEITCVISNHDRAPNTHVMRFLERHGIAYHYLHTYNDNKREGEILELVKNTDFLVLARYMQVLSGNFLRCYGNDVINIHHGLLPSFKGSNPSKQAFNAGVKLIGATSHFVTEELDAGPIIEQMVERVSHRDNLQSFVQKSENLEKQCLTNAIRSYCELRVLPYEENRTVVF